The genomic segment TCGAGTACGGCGATCCCGATCGGCGGCATGGGCGGGCGTCCCGGCGGCGGACTCAGATTCGGTCGCGTGCCACCGCCGTCGTATGCATACCAGTACCCCGCATCGAGATAGACGAGTCCGGCAACCTTTTGCGGATATCGCGTTCCGATGTCGCTCAACTCCTCGCCCGCGATCGAATGACCGATGAGCACAGGCTTCTCGATGTCGAGCGCATTCATGACCGCGAGTACGTCATCTCCCAAACGGTCGACTGAGTAATTCGCGAGCGTAGGCGCGGGTTTGCTCGAGTTTCCGAAGCCGCGACGCGTCATCGAGTACACGTGATAGTGCTGTCTGAGGCCGGGAACGATCGCATAGACGTCGTGCCCCGTGTTTCCGAGGCCGGCGAGGAACAGCACAGGACGGCCCGTGCCGCCCCAGTCGAGCGCTTCGACCGTCACGCCTGGCTGGACTTCGACCATCGTAACTTTTGGCCGAAGAACTGGCCACGAGGCATGTGCGACTCGATGGTAGTTCATCGCGAGCTTCAGCGAGGGCCCTTGGGTGCTACTCCAGCTTCCATCCATCGTCGTATCGTTCGCGTTCAGTCTTGCACGATAGACCCGGTGGTAATCGAGCCACGGCCCGGTGTCCATGTCAAACGTCATCGTCACCGTCGATCCGTTTACCTTGACCTTGTGCGTGACGATGGGCACCTCGCTCTCGTCGATGCTGTGGATCGTCACATCGTAGGTGCCGTCGCTTTTGGTAATGACCATGATGCGGCGTATGTGCCCGGTGGGTCCGTTCATCGTGCCTTCCCACGTTCCGGACATGCCGGCGGGCGGTGAAGCGGCAACTAACAGAAAAGAAAGCAGAGCTATCATGTAGCGCAAGGACGATCCCCCTATTCCCACAATTGGCCGTCCTTTTCGAGCCGCTGCCGGACGATTCCGGTCGTTTTTCCGGGCTCTCGGCAAGCCAAGCCGTCCATTCGGCACGACATGGTCTGGCTAAACGAACGCGCCAGTCGCACCGTGCAAGGCGCGAGCCGCGCGAGCATACGGATTCGCGAGAAGTGGAGTTGCTCTTCATCGAGCCCGGCAAGCCGACGCAGAATGCCTTTATCGAGTCTTTTAACGCTCGCGTTCGCGACGAATTCCTCATTCCCAATCGCTTTCGCACGATCTTCGCCTTCAACGACACCGCAGAAGAGTGGCGCGTCGAGTATAACACCACGCACCCGCATGCCGGTCTTGACGGAAGGACACCCGAGACGTTCCTAGCCCTTTACGAAACTACGCCAACTTCATAAGTTATTGCTGGCTTCATGACGGGACCCATGCCAAGCGCTTTCCTCAA from the Candidatus Dormiibacterota bacterium genome contains:
- a CDS encoding transposase; translation: MAVLFEPLPDDSGRFSGLSASQAVHSARHGLAKRTRQSHRARREPREHTDSREVELLFIEPGKPTQNAFIESFNARVRDEFLIPNRFRTIFAFNDTAEEWRVEYNTTHPHAGLDGRTPETFLALYETTPTS
- a CDS encoding alpha/beta hydrolase, with product MNGPTGHIRRIMVITKSDGTYDVTIHSIDESEVPIVTHKVKVNGSTVTMTFDMDTGPWLDYHRVYRARLNANDTTMDGSWSSTQGPSLKLAMNYHRVAHASWPVLRPKVTMVEVQPGVTVEALDWGGTGRPVLFLAGLGNTGHDVYAIVPGLRQHYHVYSMTRRGFGNSSKPAPTLANYSVDRLGDDVLAVMNALDIEKPVLIGHSIAGEELSDIGTRYPQKVAGLVYLDAGYWYAYDGGGTRPNLSPPPGRPPMPPIGIAVLDGARSFKGPIDDPILAIFAHPHDVDRMARTAQDKARTARENADDARQINGFKRGLPNAKVIVIPYADHFVYISNTDEVLRDINAFIATLPKI